From Carassius auratus strain Wakin chromosome 10, ASM336829v1, whole genome shotgun sequence, a single genomic window includes:
- the LOC113109710 gene encoding BCL2/adenovirus E1B 19 kDa protein-interacting protein 3-like, translating into MQDAQHRATMSDATAPVDNNGEPGLNGSWVELEMNKNATSLSSSAASVPPPLAQIVEEDDGMVGGLEHVPSSSSIHNGDMEKILLDAQHESSRSNSSCDSPPRPPSPQDEGQIIFDVDMRRDSQEEVMEEIRDDDILMKDSDWVADWSSRPENIPPKEFHFRHPRRSVTLSMRKSGAMKKGGIFSAEFLKVFIPSLLLSHILVLGLGVYIGKRLTTPPASSI; encoded by the exons ATGCAAGACGCCCAACACAGAGCCACGATGTCCGACGCTACTGCTCCAGTAGACAACAACGGAGAGCCTGGGTTAAACG GGTCATGGGTAGAGCTGGAGATGAACAAAAATGCcacatctctctcttcctccGCTGCCTCAGTGCCGCCCCCTTTAGCCCAGATAGTAGAGGAGGATGATGGGATGGTGGGGGGGCTGGAACATGTTCCCTCGTCATCTTCAATCCACAATGGAGACATGGAAAAAATCCTGCTAGATGCCCAGCATGAATCCAGCCGCAGTAACTCCTCATGCGACAG CCCTCCTCGACCTCCCAGTCCTCAGGATGAAGGCCAGATCATTTTTGACGTGGACATGAGGAGGGACAGTCAG GAGGAAGTCATGGAGGAGATCAGAGACGATGATATCTTGATGAAGGATTCAGACTGGGTCGCAGACTGGTCAAGTAGACCTGAGAATATTCCGCCCAA GGAGTTTCATTTCCGGCACCCGCGGCGTTCTGTGACTCTCAGTATGAGGAAGTCTGGAGCCATGAAGAAAGGAGGCATCTTCTCTGCCGAGTTCCTCAAAGTGTTTATCCCCTCGCTGCTTCTGTCCCACATCCTGGTCCTGGGTCTCGG GGTCTATATTGGGAAAAGGCTGACAACTCCCCCTGCAAGCTCCATTTGA